The sequence TGCGTTCTTATATGCGAGCAGTGTCTTCTGGCAAGGAATTCGATGAAACTAAACTCGAGCGAGTCGGCTTGACGGCGCATCAGACGAAACAGATGTATCGACTGCTCGCTATCGCGAAATATGAAGACCGTTTTGTCATTCCTACTTCGCACAAGGAGGGGACGATGAACGTTTACCGTTCCCAAGGTTCGGCTGGTTACAATGAACAAATGGGTGGGAGCTATGGTGAAGGACCTTCGAAAGACCCGTACAATTTTTCCATGTATGACTCAAATGGCGATTGTGATGGTTGCGGAGTGACATCAGCTCCGGAGAAAACAGGCAAGCAAATCTATGAAGAGAACTTCTATGGGGGGATCTGGCGTGATTAACTTGGATCATCTATACGCTGAAAAGAGTGTCTTCGGATTTTTCGCGAGTCAGCTATCCTATCCTGAGAAGCAAACATTCCATCCTTCGGTATTGGAAGAGTCAATCGACTCTTCCGATCCCGCTTACAAGGATGTCAAGCGCTATTGGGATCTAATGCACACATACAGTCTTGAGGAAATACAAGAGCTCTATACGCACACATTCGATTTCCAAAAAGATTCTACGCTGTTTATGACATATGTGAAGTACGAAGAGTCGAGAGAGCGAGGACAAATGCTCGCTAGATTGAAAGTACTTTACGAAATGTTTGGACTGATTATGCCTGACAATGAATTATCCGACTATCTCCCACTTATGTGTGAATTTATCTATGCGGCGGAATGGAGGGGGGATCCGCGTGCGCAGCAAAGCTTCTCGATGTTGCTGGCAGTCCTTGAAGACGGATCCTATAATCTGATGAAAGCGCTTGAGAAGTATGACAGTCCTTATTATTATCTCGTCAGAGGGATGAGGGAAGTCTTCAAGTCTTGCATCCAACAGGAGGTTCCTGCAAATGACTA is a genomic window of Sporosarcina oncorhynchi containing:
- the narJ gene encoding nitrate reductase molybdenum cofactor assembly chaperone produces the protein MINLDHLYAEKSVFGFFASQLSYPEKQTFHPSVLEESIDSSDPAYKDVKRYWDLMHTYSLEEIQELYTHTFDFQKDSTLFMTYVKYEESRERGQMLARLKVLYEMFGLIMPDNELSDYLPLMCEFIYAAEWRGDPRAQQSFSMLLAVLEDGSYNLMKALEKYDSPYYYLVRGMREVFKSCIQQEVPAND